A portion of the Stigmatopora argus isolate UIUO_Sarg chromosome 15, RoL_Sarg_1.0, whole genome shotgun sequence genome contains these proteins:
- the pld4 gene encoding 5'-3' exonuclease PLD4 isoform X1 yields MFFFVNLLSTFLLKFIRSLVYERMRIFMFLQPRHGCVSDKKESICLTSVVLFAFMTIVGILLAFAVLQRPQDSHQDPPSIDQCRMAIVESIPQYVDYQGNVTFGLPLEKAWKELLSMATETLQVVSFYWTLTGEDININSSSDRPGRAILDQLQSLPSRNVSVQVVTSLPTIKTNSTDLKKLRQKGVAVREVNFGRLTNGILHAKFWIVDGRHVFIGSANMDWRALTQVKELGMLIYNCSSLAKDLQKIFLSYWVMGEPNSSLPEKWPSTFDTVINKDHPLLVEEDNITSKIYIAASPPPFCPKSRTLDSEAIVSIISEAQTFIDVAVMSYSPIIRFQHPKRYWPTIDNAIRTAAYEKRVAFRILVSCWHNSYSTMLPFLRSLASLDSFKDHINIKIKFYILPPGNETNIPFSRVNHNKYMVTDKVAYISTSNWDGDYFSTTAGVGLVISQNSHHPIQKSKTVQKQLRAVFDRDWSSEFAVQLADIKKHPHCALLP; encoded by the exons atgtttttttttgtaaatctacTGTCAACATTCTTGCTGAAATTTATTAGGTCTCTTGTGTATGAAAGGATGAGAATCTTCATGTTCCTCCAGCCTCGTCACGGTTGCGTTTCTGACAAAAAG GAGTCAATCTGCTTGACTTCAGTTGTCCTTTTTGCATTCATGACCATCGTCGGGATCTTGCTGGCTTTTGCTGTGCTGCAAAGACCCCAGGATTCCCACCAGGATCCTCCCTCTATAGATCAGTGCAG AATGGCTATCGTGGAAAGTATTCCTCAATACGTGGATTACCAAGGCAACGTAACATTTGGGCTCCCTTTGGAGAAAGCGTGGAAGGAGCTTCTCTCCATGGCAACGGAAACCCTCCAAGTGGTCTCTTTTTACTGGACACTGACTGGGGAGGACATCAATATCAACTCATCCTCCGATAGACCC GGACGCGCCATCCTGGACCAACTTCAATCGCTTCCCTCCAGGAACGTCTCTGTCCAAGTGGTGACCAGCCTTCCGACCATCAAAACCAACTCCACCGATTTAAAGAAGCTCAGGCAGAAAG GGGTTGCCGTACGCGAGGTGAACTTTGGGCGCCTGACCAATGGCATCCTTCACGCCAAGTTCTGGATCGTGGACGGCCGCCATGTTTTCATAGGAAGCGCCAATATGGACTGGAGGGCCCTGACACAG GTGAAGGAATTGGGCATGCTTATCTACAACTGCTCCAGTCTTGCAAAAGACCTCCAAAAGATCTTCCTGTCTTACTGGGTGATGGGAGAGCCCAACAGCTCCCTGCCTGAAAAGTGGCCTTCCACCTTTGACACGGTTATCAACAAAGACCACCCCCTGTTGGTGGAGGAGGATAACATCACCAGCAAAATCTACATTGCA GCTTCTCCACCACCTTTCTGCCCCAAATCACGCACTCTGGACTCGGAGGCCATTGTTTCCATCATCTCAGAAGCGCAAACATTCATTGACGTAGCTGTCATGTCGTATTCCCCTATCATACGCTTTCAGCACCCAAAAAG ATACTGGCCCACAATCGACAACGCCATCCGGACAGCGGCGTACGAAAAGCGCGTGGCCTTCCGGATCCTTGTCAGCTGCTGGCACAACTCATATTCCACAATGCTACCCTTCCTCCGCTCCCTGGCCTCCTTGGACAGCTTCAAGGATCACATCAACATCAAAATA AAGTTCTACATTTTACCTCCCGGAAACGAGACGAACATTCCGTTTAGTCGAGTCAACCACAACAAATACATGGTTACTGACAAAGTGGCCTACATCA GCACGTCCAACTGGGACGGGGACTATTTTTCCACCACGGCCGGAGTGGGTCTAGTCATTTCCCAGAATTCCCATCACCCCATACAGAAGAGCAAGACTGTACAAAAGCAGCTCCGGGCCGTGTTCGACAGGGACTGGTCCTCGGAGTTTGCCGTGCAGCTCGCCGACATCAAAAAACACCCCCACTGTGCACTGTTGccgtaa
- the LOC144090058 gene encoding pleckstrin homology domain-containing family G member 3-like isoform X1, with translation MPEGSHPVLHQGPMGEEYLRLPSPLSSGEQEQANGNLDSDCYTQLCVEPSDGEGERPVSLVSTLSSGSSRDSHSLFGSTVTLPSSCTPPIPSEEDINLELSPTESQEQPRAQSPGAGGSGEPANLPLLSNQWNNNNASSDRQAQAPILHDSTLPVITETMAPNPKLTHVDRVVMEIIETERMYVKDLRSIVEDYLAHIIDTSNLSIRPENVCALFGNIEDIYEFNSELLQSLDMCDNDPVAIAQCFVDKSEYFEIYTQYCTNYPNSVAALTDCMRSKTLAKFFKDRQAILKRSLPLGSFLLKPVQRILKYHLLLQEIAKHFGPDEDGYEVVQEAIDTMTGVAWYINDMKRKHEHAVRVQEIQSLLINWKGPDLTTCGELVLEGTFHVLRAKNSRTLFLFDKMLLITKRRGEHYVYKTHISCSTLMLLDSAKDPLLFSVIHFKHPKQPHTVQAKSVEEKRLWAYHIKRLILENHNAIVPPKPREAIVDNSDCLGKYHCSPERVKRADSYQSDEIHLAGWNVRRRSEPAKQILKSTKDVLKHSESEGNLLGDVPSARSRRWPLDERPAAEESPPQLSSTPTKASSSPTGREKEEKEEEEGESFKEDFLIGDDQVADFAGSVLAAISCWHYRARALLSSHFTTDDAVSDLNDVLGKQSPKSPGLEEKQSDANETKWVDLDETRPSDTAVPHESPRCPSPTREAVAAETSGETGEEEGGSDSSGLQVEEISVADDDDGEARATGIQVRVLDQIAEHSIADSGLEDQASPTRSPTLSSEVFASPPVDQRDEAPRAWPSETTSKAEPRASEAALAEVERRSTLSKRDILLISKIRRYYEHAEHQDANFSIKRRESLSYIPAGLVRQLSRQLDDIPDRREVSVHRKVLSRCRPTSWSVFDLPGIEKSPKTCAEPQRSDVVARSLSVTDSHSHAAADEEFRPSSEMLDVWERMEEQQTDKEKLARFEGPDSSSDRQLATPVSPIVEESESSPSSDGSNVFTEQCCKRLKSSSLHRKNSSQRARIISFRNGVDEDQILQDMGKMKNKVFQLARQYSQRIKNNRPAVWQKSREGLRNMPAVLEEKVRKKGKPNLRLPSNSCEETAIREQTTPSPVQTPSSPASSHSTASDPQSPQWENFHWPDVQELRSIYKPDTDSSIGSPSPLPSSSSAGLEDPAEKPQPRHDRPRSKLLCGRNSWDDAPDPLPLHEVQNLQEPVRTRRPSESQTAEGDDVPEGGGSSAQSLAKTSESNLVKSLRERFQSLSGSS, from the exons AATATCTTCGGTTACCCTCGCCCCTCTCCTCTGGAGAACAGGAACAAGCAAATGGGAATTTAGATTCCGACTGTTACACCCAACTATGCGTAGAGCCATCAGATGGAGAGGGCGAACGTCCCGTAAGTCTAGTGTCCACCTTGTCTTCTGGATCGTCCCGTGACAGTCACAGCCTTTTTGGAAGCACCGTCACCCTTCCCTCCTCCTGCACCCCACCCATACCGAGCGAGGAGGACATCAACTTGGAGCTGAGTCCGACTGAATCCCAAGAGCAGCCGAGGGCCCAGAGTCCCGGCGCCGGTGGATCTGGCGAACCCGCAAACCTTCCCCTGCTCAGCAACCAATGGAATAACAACAACGCCAGCTCTGATAGGCAGGCCCAAGCACCGATCCTTCACGATTCCACTTTGCCTGTTATCACTGAAACAATGGCCCCCAACCCAAAACTGACCCACGTGGACCGAGTCGTCATGGAGATCATTGAGACGGAGCGCATGTATGTCAAAGATCTACGCAGCATTGTGGAG GACTATTTGGCTCACATTATCGATACGAGCAATCTCTCCATACGTCCAGAGAATGTGTGCGCTCTTTTTGGAAATATTGAAGACATCTATGAATTCAACAG TGAGTTGTTACAGTCATTGGACATGTGCGATAACGACCCGGTGGCCATCGCCCAATGTTTTGTAGATAAG AGTGAATATTTTGAAATCTACACCCAATATTGCACCAACTATCCAAA TTCAGTAGCGGCACTAACTGACTGCATGAGGAGCAAAACTTTGGCCAAGTTCTTCAAGGACCGTCAAGCCATTCTCAAGCGTTCCCTCCCTTTGGGTTCTTTCCTTCTCAAGCCGGTCCAGAGGATCCTTAAGTATCACCTGCTGCTTCAG GAAATCGCAAAGCACTTTGGCCCTGACGAGGACGGTTACGAGGTGGTCCAGGAAGCTATAGACACCATGACGGGGGTGGCCTGGTACATCAACGACATGAAGAGGAAACACGAACACGCCGTTAGAGTGCAG GAGATCCAGTCCCTGCTGATCAACTGGAAGGGTCCCGATCTGACCACTTGTGGCGAGCTTGTGTTGGAGGGCACTTTTCACGTCCTGCGGGCCAAGAACAGTCGGACACTCTTCCTGTTTGATAAGATGCTGCTCATCACCAAAAGACGAGGAGAACACTACGTCTACAAGACCCACATATCA TGTTCCACTTTGATGCTACTCGACAGTGCAAAGGACCCCCTGCTATTcagtgttattcattttaaacatcCAAAGCAGCCCCACACCGTGCAG GCCAAATCTGTAGAAGAGAAGCGTCTTTGGGCCTATCACATCAAGAGGCTCATTCTGGAGAACCACAACGCCATTGTTCCGCCAAAG CCAAGAGAAGCCATCGTTGACAATTCCGATT GTCTTGGAAAGTACCACTGTAGTCCAGAGAGGGTAAAGAGAGCCGATTCCTACCAATCGGATGAAATCCACCTTGCCGGATGGAACGTGAGGAGGCGATCGG aACCTGCAAAGCAAATCCTAAAAAGCACAAAAG ATGTTCTAAAG CACTCAGAGAGCGAAGGCAACCTTCTCGGGGACGTCCCGAGCGCCCGGTCACGCCGCTGGCCGCTTGACGAGAGACCCGCCGCGGAGGAATCTCCGCCGCAGCTAAGTTCTACTCCGACAAAAGCCAGCTCCTCGCCAACGGGGCGGGAaaaagaggagaaggaggaggaggagggagaaaGTTTCAAGGAGGATTTCCTGATCGGGGACGACCAGGTAGCCGACTTTGCCGGCTCGGTGCTGGCCGCCATCTCCTGCTGGCACTATAGAGCCCGGGCTTTGCTTTCTTCTCACTTCACAACG GACGATGCAGTCAGTGATTTGAATGACGTGCTGGGAAAGCAAAGCCCAAAAAGTCCTGGCCTCGAAGAAAAACAGTCCGATGCAAATGAGACTAAATGG GTCGATTTGGACGAGACGCGCCCTTCGGACACCGCCGTCCCTCATGAGTCACCGCGGTGCCCCTCTCCGACCCGAGAGGCCGTCGCGGCGGAGACCTCTGGAGAAACCGGCGAAGAAGAGGGAGGAAGCGACTCGTCGGGCCTTCAAGTGGAGGAAATCTCTGTGGCggatgacgacgacggcgaAGCGAGGGCGACGGGGATCCAAGTGCGCGTATTGGACCAAATTGCTGAACACTCGATCGCAGACTCGGGCCTCGAGGATCAGGCCTCGCCGACCCGTTCCCCAACTTTGAGCTCCGAAGTGTTCGCAAGCCCACCCGTGGACCAGCGAGACGAAGCACCTCGAGCCTGGCCAAGCGAGACGACTTCCAAAGCCGAGCCGCGGGCAAGCGAAGCCGCCCTCGCCGAGGTCGAGCGTCGGTCCACCCTTTCCAAGCGGGACATCCTCCTGATCAGCAAAATCAGGAGGTACTACGAGCACGCCGAGCACCAAGACGCCAACTTCAGCATCAAGCGCAGGGAAAGCCTCTCTTACATCCCGGCGGGTCTGGTAAGGCAGCTGAGCCGACAGCTGGACGACATCCCGGACCGGCGGGAAGTCTCGGTCCACAGGAAAGTCCTCTCCCGTTGCAGGCCCACGTCATGGTCCGTCTTTGATCTTCCGGGAATAGAAAAGAGTCCGAAAACGTGCGCCGAACCGCAGAGATCCGACGTCGTGGCTAGATCTTTAAGCGTCACGGATTCCCATTCCCACGCTGCCGCGGACGAAGAATTCCGACCCTCGTCGGAGATGCTCGATGTCTGGGAAAGGATGGAAGAGCAGCAGACGGACAAGGAGAAGCTCGCACGCTTCGAAGGCCCGGACTCCTCGTCCGATCGTCAACTCGCAACGCCAGTGTCGCCAATTGTCGAAGAGAGCGAATCGAGTCCTTCGTCCGACGGTTCCAACGTCTTTACGGAGCAATGCTGCAAGCGCCTCAAATCCTCCTCGCTTCACAGAAAGAACTCAAGCCAACGAGCCAGGATCATCAGCTTCAGAAACGGTGTGGACGAAGACCAGATCTTGCAGGACATGGGGAAGATGAAGAACAAGGTCTTCCAGTTGGCGCGACAGTACAGCCAGCGCATCAAAAATAACAGACCGGCGGTTTGGCAGAAGAGCCGCGAGGGCTTGAGGAACATGCCTGCTGTCCTGGAGGAGAAGGTCAGGAAAAAAG GTAAACCCAACCTGAGACTACCCTCGAACTCTTGCGAGGAAACGGCCATCCGCGAGCAGACTACACCAAGTCCAGTCCAGACTCCCAGTTCGCCGGCCAGCTCCCATAGCACGGCCAGCGACCCGCAAAGCCCTCAGTGGGAGAACTTCCACTGGCCCGACGTACAAGAACTGCGCTCCATATACAAACCCGACACGGACTCCTCCATCGGATCGCCGTCGCCGCTGCCGTCGTCGTCCTCGGCCGGCCTCGAAGACCCCGCAGAAAAACCCCAACCCCGTCACGACCGTCCTCGGTCCAAGCTCCTCTGCGGGCGGAACTCTTGGGACGACGCGCCCGATCCGCTGCCGCTCCACGAAGTTCAGAACTTGCAGGAACCCGTGCGGACGCGCCGTCCGAGCGAGTCTCAGACCGCGGAGGGAGACGACGTCCCCGAAGGCGGCGGCTCGTCCGCTCAGAGTTTAGCCAAGACGTCGGAAAGCAATCTCGTGAAGAGTTTACGGGAGAGGTTCCAGAGTTTAAGCGGCAGCTCGTGA
- the pld4 gene encoding 5'-3' exonuclease PLD4 isoform X2 gives MSLVYERMRIFMFLQPRHGCVSDKKESICLTSVVLFAFMTIVGILLAFAVLQRPQDSHQDPPSIDQCRMAIVESIPQYVDYQGNVTFGLPLEKAWKELLSMATETLQVVSFYWTLTGEDININSSSDRPGRAILDQLQSLPSRNVSVQVVTSLPTIKTNSTDLKKLRQKGVAVREVNFGRLTNGILHAKFWIVDGRHVFIGSANMDWRALTQVKELGMLIYNCSSLAKDLQKIFLSYWVMGEPNSSLPEKWPSTFDTVINKDHPLLVEEDNITSKIYIAASPPPFCPKSRTLDSEAIVSIISEAQTFIDVAVMSYSPIIRFQHPKRYWPTIDNAIRTAAYEKRVAFRILVSCWHNSYSTMLPFLRSLASLDSFKDHINIKIKFYILPPGNETNIPFSRVNHNKYMVTDKVAYISTSNWDGDYFSTTAGVGLVISQNSHHPIQKSKTVQKQLRAVFDRDWSSEFAVQLADIKKHPHCALLP, from the exons AT GTCTCTTGTGTATGAAAGGATGAGAATCTTCATGTTCCTCCAGCCTCGTCACGGTTGCGTTTCTGACAAAAAG GAGTCAATCTGCTTGACTTCAGTTGTCCTTTTTGCATTCATGACCATCGTCGGGATCTTGCTGGCTTTTGCTGTGCTGCAAAGACCCCAGGATTCCCACCAGGATCCTCCCTCTATAGATCAGTGCAG AATGGCTATCGTGGAAAGTATTCCTCAATACGTGGATTACCAAGGCAACGTAACATTTGGGCTCCCTTTGGAGAAAGCGTGGAAGGAGCTTCTCTCCATGGCAACGGAAACCCTCCAAGTGGTCTCTTTTTACTGGACACTGACTGGGGAGGACATCAATATCAACTCATCCTCCGATAGACCC GGACGCGCCATCCTGGACCAACTTCAATCGCTTCCCTCCAGGAACGTCTCTGTCCAAGTGGTGACCAGCCTTCCGACCATCAAAACCAACTCCACCGATTTAAAGAAGCTCAGGCAGAAAG GGGTTGCCGTACGCGAGGTGAACTTTGGGCGCCTGACCAATGGCATCCTTCACGCCAAGTTCTGGATCGTGGACGGCCGCCATGTTTTCATAGGAAGCGCCAATATGGACTGGAGGGCCCTGACACAG GTGAAGGAATTGGGCATGCTTATCTACAACTGCTCCAGTCTTGCAAAAGACCTCCAAAAGATCTTCCTGTCTTACTGGGTGATGGGAGAGCCCAACAGCTCCCTGCCTGAAAAGTGGCCTTCCACCTTTGACACGGTTATCAACAAAGACCACCCCCTGTTGGTGGAGGAGGATAACATCACCAGCAAAATCTACATTGCA GCTTCTCCACCACCTTTCTGCCCCAAATCACGCACTCTGGACTCGGAGGCCATTGTTTCCATCATCTCAGAAGCGCAAACATTCATTGACGTAGCTGTCATGTCGTATTCCCCTATCATACGCTTTCAGCACCCAAAAAG ATACTGGCCCACAATCGACAACGCCATCCGGACAGCGGCGTACGAAAAGCGCGTGGCCTTCCGGATCCTTGTCAGCTGCTGGCACAACTCATATTCCACAATGCTACCCTTCCTCCGCTCCCTGGCCTCCTTGGACAGCTTCAAGGATCACATCAACATCAAAATA AAGTTCTACATTTTACCTCCCGGAAACGAGACGAACATTCCGTTTAGTCGAGTCAACCACAACAAATACATGGTTACTGACAAAGTGGCCTACATCA GCACGTCCAACTGGGACGGGGACTATTTTTCCACCACGGCCGGAGTGGGTCTAGTCATTTCCCAGAATTCCCATCACCCCATACAGAAGAGCAAGACTGTACAAAAGCAGCTCCGGGCCGTGTTCGACAGGGACTGGTCCTCGGAGTTTGCCGTGCAGCTCGCCGACATCAAAAAACACCCCCACTGTGCACTGTTGccgtaa
- the srp14 gene encoding signal recognition particle 14 kDa protein, whose product MVLLENDSFLTELTRLFQKCRSSGSVVITLKKYDGRTKPVPRKGHLESFEPADNKCLLRASDGKKKISTVITTKEVIKFQMAYSNLLRAHIDGLKKKDKKSKSKKTKATQ is encoded by the exons ATGGTGCTGCTTGAAAACGACTCG TTTCTCACAGAACTGACACGTTTGTTCCAGAAGTGCAGATCTTCCGGCAGTGTCGTCATCACATTGAAAAAGT ATGACGGCAGGACGAAGCCTGTACCCAGAAAAGGCCACTTGGAGTCCTTCGAGCCCGCAGACAATAAATGTCTTCTCAGAGCCTCCGATGGCAAGAAGAAAATTAGCACAGTG ATCACCACCAAAGAAGTCATCAAGTTTCAAATG GCTTACTCCAACCTCCTGCGAGCGCACATCGATGGCTTGAAGAAGAAAGACAAGAAGAGCAAAAGCAAGAAGACCAAAGCCACTCAGTGA
- the LOC144090058 gene encoding pleckstrin homology domain-containing family G member 3-like isoform X2, with amino-acid sequence MPEGSHPVLHQGPMGEEYLRLPSPLSSGEQEQANGNLDSDCYTQLCVEPSDGEGERPVSLVSTLSSGSSRDSHSLFGSTVTLPSSCTPPIPSEEDINLELSPTESQEQPRAQSPGAGGSGEPANLPLLSNQWNNNNASSDRQAQAPILHDSTLPVITETMAPNPKLTHVDRVVMEIIETERMYVKDLRSIVEDYLAHIIDTSNLSIRPENVCALFGNIEDIYEFNSELLQSLDMCDNDPVAIAQCFVDKSEYFEIYTQYCTNYPNSVAALTDCMRSKTLAKFFKDRQAILKRSLPLGSFLLKPVQRILKYHLLLQEIAKHFGPDEDGYEVVQEAIDTMTGVAWYINDMKRKHEHAVRVQEIQSLLINWKGPDLTTCGELVLEGTFHVLRAKNSRTLFLFDKMLLITKRRGEHYVYKTHISCSTLMLLDSAKDPLLFSVIHFKHPKQPHTVQAKSVEEKRLWAYHIKRLILENHNAIVPPKPREAIVDNSDCLGKYHCSPERVKRADSYQSDEIHLAGWNVRRRSEPAKQILKSTKDVLKHSESEGNLLGDVPSARSRRWPLDERPAAEESPPQLSSTPTKASSSPTGREKEEKEEEEGESFKEDFLIGDDQDDAVSDLNDVLGKQSPKSPGLEEKQSDANETKWVDLDETRPSDTAVPHESPRCPSPTREAVAAETSGETGEEEGGSDSSGLQVEEISVADDDDGEARATGIQVRVLDQIAEHSIADSGLEDQASPTRSPTLSSEVFASPPVDQRDEAPRAWPSETTSKAEPRASEAALAEVERRSTLSKRDILLISKIRRYYEHAEHQDANFSIKRRESLSYIPAGLVRQLSRQLDDIPDRREVSVHRKVLSRCRPTSWSVFDLPGIEKSPKTCAEPQRSDVVARSLSVTDSHSHAAADEEFRPSSEMLDVWERMEEQQTDKEKLARFEGPDSSSDRQLATPVSPIVEESESSPSSDGSNVFTEQCCKRLKSSSLHRKNSSQRARIISFRNGVDEDQILQDMGKMKNKVFQLARQYSQRIKNNRPAVWQKSREGLRNMPAVLEEKVRKKGKPNLRLPSNSCEETAIREQTTPSPVQTPSSPASSHSTASDPQSPQWENFHWPDVQELRSIYKPDTDSSIGSPSPLPSSSSAGLEDPAEKPQPRHDRPRSKLLCGRNSWDDAPDPLPLHEVQNLQEPVRTRRPSESQTAEGDDVPEGGGSSAQSLAKTSESNLVKSLRERFQSLSGSS; translated from the exons AATATCTTCGGTTACCCTCGCCCCTCTCCTCTGGAGAACAGGAACAAGCAAATGGGAATTTAGATTCCGACTGTTACACCCAACTATGCGTAGAGCCATCAGATGGAGAGGGCGAACGTCCCGTAAGTCTAGTGTCCACCTTGTCTTCTGGATCGTCCCGTGACAGTCACAGCCTTTTTGGAAGCACCGTCACCCTTCCCTCCTCCTGCACCCCACCCATACCGAGCGAGGAGGACATCAACTTGGAGCTGAGTCCGACTGAATCCCAAGAGCAGCCGAGGGCCCAGAGTCCCGGCGCCGGTGGATCTGGCGAACCCGCAAACCTTCCCCTGCTCAGCAACCAATGGAATAACAACAACGCCAGCTCTGATAGGCAGGCCCAAGCACCGATCCTTCACGATTCCACTTTGCCTGTTATCACTGAAACAATGGCCCCCAACCCAAAACTGACCCACGTGGACCGAGTCGTCATGGAGATCATTGAGACGGAGCGCATGTATGTCAAAGATCTACGCAGCATTGTGGAG GACTATTTGGCTCACATTATCGATACGAGCAATCTCTCCATACGTCCAGAGAATGTGTGCGCTCTTTTTGGAAATATTGAAGACATCTATGAATTCAACAG TGAGTTGTTACAGTCATTGGACATGTGCGATAACGACCCGGTGGCCATCGCCCAATGTTTTGTAGATAAG AGTGAATATTTTGAAATCTACACCCAATATTGCACCAACTATCCAAA TTCAGTAGCGGCACTAACTGACTGCATGAGGAGCAAAACTTTGGCCAAGTTCTTCAAGGACCGTCAAGCCATTCTCAAGCGTTCCCTCCCTTTGGGTTCTTTCCTTCTCAAGCCGGTCCAGAGGATCCTTAAGTATCACCTGCTGCTTCAG GAAATCGCAAAGCACTTTGGCCCTGACGAGGACGGTTACGAGGTGGTCCAGGAAGCTATAGACACCATGACGGGGGTGGCCTGGTACATCAACGACATGAAGAGGAAACACGAACACGCCGTTAGAGTGCAG GAGATCCAGTCCCTGCTGATCAACTGGAAGGGTCCCGATCTGACCACTTGTGGCGAGCTTGTGTTGGAGGGCACTTTTCACGTCCTGCGGGCCAAGAACAGTCGGACACTCTTCCTGTTTGATAAGATGCTGCTCATCACCAAAAGACGAGGAGAACACTACGTCTACAAGACCCACATATCA TGTTCCACTTTGATGCTACTCGACAGTGCAAAGGACCCCCTGCTATTcagtgttattcattttaaacatcCAAAGCAGCCCCACACCGTGCAG GCCAAATCTGTAGAAGAGAAGCGTCTTTGGGCCTATCACATCAAGAGGCTCATTCTGGAGAACCACAACGCCATTGTTCCGCCAAAG CCAAGAGAAGCCATCGTTGACAATTCCGATT GTCTTGGAAAGTACCACTGTAGTCCAGAGAGGGTAAAGAGAGCCGATTCCTACCAATCGGATGAAATCCACCTTGCCGGATGGAACGTGAGGAGGCGATCGG aACCTGCAAAGCAAATCCTAAAAAGCACAAAAG ATGTTCTAAAG CACTCAGAGAGCGAAGGCAACCTTCTCGGGGACGTCCCGAGCGCCCGGTCACGCCGCTGGCCGCTTGACGAGAGACCCGCCGCGGAGGAATCTCCGCCGCAGCTAAGTTCTACTCCGACAAAAGCCAGCTCCTCGCCAACGGGGCGGGAaaaagaggagaaggaggaggaggagggagaaaGTTTCAAGGAGGATTTCCTGATCGGGGACGACCAG GACGATGCAGTCAGTGATTTGAATGACGTGCTGGGAAAGCAAAGCCCAAAAAGTCCTGGCCTCGAAGAAAAACAGTCCGATGCAAATGAGACTAAATGG GTCGATTTGGACGAGACGCGCCCTTCGGACACCGCCGTCCCTCATGAGTCACCGCGGTGCCCCTCTCCGACCCGAGAGGCCGTCGCGGCGGAGACCTCTGGAGAAACCGGCGAAGAAGAGGGAGGAAGCGACTCGTCGGGCCTTCAAGTGGAGGAAATCTCTGTGGCggatgacgacgacggcgaAGCGAGGGCGACGGGGATCCAAGTGCGCGTATTGGACCAAATTGCTGAACACTCGATCGCAGACTCGGGCCTCGAGGATCAGGCCTCGCCGACCCGTTCCCCAACTTTGAGCTCCGAAGTGTTCGCAAGCCCACCCGTGGACCAGCGAGACGAAGCACCTCGAGCCTGGCCAAGCGAGACGACTTCCAAAGCCGAGCCGCGGGCAAGCGAAGCCGCCCTCGCCGAGGTCGAGCGTCGGTCCACCCTTTCCAAGCGGGACATCCTCCTGATCAGCAAAATCAGGAGGTACTACGAGCACGCCGAGCACCAAGACGCCAACTTCAGCATCAAGCGCAGGGAAAGCCTCTCTTACATCCCGGCGGGTCTGGTAAGGCAGCTGAGCCGACAGCTGGACGACATCCCGGACCGGCGGGAAGTCTCGGTCCACAGGAAAGTCCTCTCCCGTTGCAGGCCCACGTCATGGTCCGTCTTTGATCTTCCGGGAATAGAAAAGAGTCCGAAAACGTGCGCCGAACCGCAGAGATCCGACGTCGTGGCTAGATCTTTAAGCGTCACGGATTCCCATTCCCACGCTGCCGCGGACGAAGAATTCCGACCCTCGTCGGAGATGCTCGATGTCTGGGAAAGGATGGAAGAGCAGCAGACGGACAAGGAGAAGCTCGCACGCTTCGAAGGCCCGGACTCCTCGTCCGATCGTCAACTCGCAACGCCAGTGTCGCCAATTGTCGAAGAGAGCGAATCGAGTCCTTCGTCCGACGGTTCCAACGTCTTTACGGAGCAATGCTGCAAGCGCCTCAAATCCTCCTCGCTTCACAGAAAGAACTCAAGCCAACGAGCCAGGATCATCAGCTTCAGAAACGGTGTGGACGAAGACCAGATCTTGCAGGACATGGGGAAGATGAAGAACAAGGTCTTCCAGTTGGCGCGACAGTACAGCCAGCGCATCAAAAATAACAGACCGGCGGTTTGGCAGAAGAGCCGCGAGGGCTTGAGGAACATGCCTGCTGTCCTGGAGGAGAAGGTCAGGAAAAAAG GTAAACCCAACCTGAGACTACCCTCGAACTCTTGCGAGGAAACGGCCATCCGCGAGCAGACTACACCAAGTCCAGTCCAGACTCCCAGTTCGCCGGCCAGCTCCCATAGCACGGCCAGCGACCCGCAAAGCCCTCAGTGGGAGAACTTCCACTGGCCCGACGTACAAGAACTGCGCTCCATATACAAACCCGACACGGACTCCTCCATCGGATCGCCGTCGCCGCTGCCGTCGTCGTCCTCGGCCGGCCTCGAAGACCCCGCAGAAAAACCCCAACCCCGTCACGACCGTCCTCGGTCCAAGCTCCTCTGCGGGCGGAACTCTTGGGACGACGCGCCCGATCCGCTGCCGCTCCACGAAGTTCAGAACTTGCAGGAACCCGTGCGGACGCGCCGTCCGAGCGAGTCTCAGACCGCGGAGGGAGACGACGTCCCCGAAGGCGGCGGCTCGTCCGCTCAGAGTTTAGCCAAGACGTCGGAAAGCAATCTCGTGAAGAGTTTACGGGAGAGGTTCCAGAGTTTAAGCGGCAGCTCGTGA